The following DNA comes from Agromyces mangrovi.
GACATGACGCCCGAGAAGGTCGTCGAGGTGCAGAAGTACGGCCGCGAGCCGATCTCGCTGCACACCCCGCTCGGCGAGGACGGCGACAGCGAGTTCGGCGACCTCATCGAGGACACCGAGGCGGTCGTGCCGGCCGACGCGGTGGGCTTCACGATGCTCCAGAAGCAGCTCGAGAGCCTGCTCGACTCGCTCTCCGAGCGCGAGGCGGGCGTCATCCGCATGCGCTTCGGCCTCGGTGACGGCCAGCCGAAGACGCTCGACCAGATCGGCGACACGTTCGGCGTGACCCGCGAGCGAATCCGGCAGATCGAGTCGAAGACGATGGCGAAGCTGCGCCACCCGTCGCGTTCGCAGTCGCTCCGCGACTACCTCGAGTAGGCCGCGGGTGCGCTACGCGCCGGCGATCCTCGTCGGCCGGTTCGTGCGATTCCTCGCCCGGCTCCGAAAGCCCGGCGGGGGATCGGCGGTGCCCGGCCTCGTGGTCAACCGCATCGCCCCCGGCTACCTCCCGCACGCGCTCGGCGCATTCCCCGACGGCCTCGTGGTCGTCTCCGGGTCGAGCGGGAAGTCGACCACGACGAAGATGCTCGTCGCGGTGCTGCGCGCGCACGACCGCTCGGTCTTCACGAACCCGTCGACGGCGAACATCGCGCAGGGCCTGACCTCGGCGCTGCTCGAGCGGGCCGACGTGCGCGGGCGCGTTCCCGGCGACCTCGCCGTGCTCGAGATGGACGAGGGCCACGGCGCGCGCGTGACGGCGGACCTGCATCCCGACGTGGTCGTGCTCACCAACGTGATGGTCGACCAGATCGACCGGTTCCACGACTCCGAGGCGGTCGCGGGGATGCTCGCTCGCATCGCGTCCCGCGCGACGAAGTCGATCGTGCTGAACGCCGACGACGCGTATCTCGTGCAGGTCGCCGCGGCGGCCGAGCGCGGCGTCGCGGTCGAGCGCTTCGGCGTGAGCGCGGAGGTGCTGGCGGCCGCCCCGCGCGGGCTCGGCAACGCGCGCACCGCAGGTGAGCGACTCGCGGCGGGCGACGGCGTGCGCATCGTCGGCCTCGCCGGCGACGTGACGACGCTCGAGCTGCACGGACGCGCGGTCGACGTGCGGCTGCCCTCGCGGGGCATCCACTACGCCGTCGACGCCGCCGCCGCGGTCGCGGGCGCACGGGCGATCCTGGGTCGCGACTTCGACCTCGACGCCGCGGCGCGCGCCGTGAGCGAGATGCCGGCCGTGTTCGGGCGCGGCGAACGCGTGACCGTGCGCGGCACCGAGGTGGAGTTCGTCCTCGTGCAGAATCCTTCGAGCTTCCAGCTCAACGTCGACGGCATCGTGCCGGGCACCGAGCAGAT
Coding sequences within:
- a CDS encoding Mur ligase family protein; translation: MRYAPAILVGRFVRFLARLRKPGGGSAVPGLVVNRIAPGYLPHALGAFPDGLVVVSGSSGKSTTTKMLVAVLRAHDRSVFTNPSTANIAQGLTSALLERADVRGRVPGDLAVLEMDEGHGARVTADLHPDVVVLTNVMVDQIDRFHDSEAVAGMLARIASRATKSIVLNADDAYLVQVAAAAERGVAVERFGVSAEVLAAAPRGLGNARTAGERLAAGDGVRIVGLAGDVTTLELHGRAVDVRLPSRGIHYAVDAAAAVAGARAILGRDFDLDAAARAVSEMPAVFGRGERVTVRGTEVEFVLVQNPSSFQLNVDGIVPGTEQILFAMGSDVRDPSYFWPVDASGLGSVRVVSGSKALEAALQLAYDGVEVGRVEPDLPTALDEFLALPAPEHGVKTIVFTADSMRRTRAHLGLAEAKEDA